Proteins encoded by one window of Hafnia alvei:
- the ppx gene encoding exopolyphosphatase, with translation MRSSASLYAAIDLGSNSFHMLVVREVAGSIQVLARIKRKVRLAAGLDSDNMLSDEAMQRGWQCLRLFSERLQDIPREQIRVVATATLRIAKNAQQFITQAEEILGRPVQVISGEEEARLIYQGVAHTTGGSAQRLVVDIGGGSTELAAGKGATADVLHSLPMGCVTWLERFFSDRNLSQENFDRAGSAAREMILPIADSLKQHGWQICVGASGTVQALQEIMVAQGMDERITLNKLIQMRQRAIQCGKLEELEIDGLTLERALVFPSGLSILIAIFETLDIESMTLSGGALREGLVYGMLDLPVEQDIRARTIRNIQRRYQLDIEQAERVSLLAESFVLQLSKTWPIDSRSAELLHWACLLHEVGLSVDFKQSTQHAAYLIRNLDLPGFTPAQKKLLAALLQNQTGTLDMQVLNQQNAVPQDIAHRLCRILRLAIIFASRRRDDTMPLLNLKAESDTLHLVLPAGWLHAHPLRAENLHQESLWQSYVHWTLLVEEIE, from the coding sequence ATGCGTAGCTCCGCCTCATTGTATGCCGCTATTGATCTTGGTTCTAACAGCTTTCATATGCTGGTTGTGCGTGAGGTGGCGGGAAGTATTCAGGTACTCGCCCGAATTAAGCGCAAAGTACGTTTAGCAGCGGGTTTAGACAGCGATAATATGCTCTCTGACGAAGCGATGCAGCGTGGTTGGCAATGCCTACGTTTGTTCTCTGAACGTTTGCAGGATATTCCGCGTGAACAAATCAGGGTGGTCGCCACGGCGACGTTGCGTATTGCAAAAAATGCGCAGCAGTTCATCACCCAAGCAGAAGAAATCCTTGGTCGCCCAGTACAGGTGATCAGCGGGGAAGAAGAAGCTCGCCTGATTTACCAAGGCGTGGCGCATACCACCGGAGGGTCTGCACAACGCTTAGTTGTCGATATCGGCGGTGGCAGTACCGAGTTAGCTGCAGGCAAAGGCGCAACGGCGGATGTTCTTCACAGTTTACCCATGGGCTGTGTGACATGGCTTGAGCGCTTTTTCAGCGATCGTAATCTATCGCAGGAAAATTTTGACCGCGCGGGCTCTGCTGCGCGTGAAATGATTTTACCGATAGCCGATAGCCTAAAACAGCACGGCTGGCAGATTTGCGTCGGGGCGTCAGGTACCGTTCAAGCACTGCAAGAAATCATGGTAGCGCAGGGGATGGATGAACGTATCACGCTCAATAAGCTGATACAAATGCGTCAACGCGCAATCCAATGTGGCAAACTCGAAGAACTTGAAATTGATGGGCTTACGCTAGAGCGTGCGCTGGTATTCCCGAGTGGCTTATCTATTCTGATTGCGATTTTTGAAACGTTAGATATCGAAAGTATGACGTTATCCGGCGGCGCACTCCGAGAGGGATTAGTCTATGGCATGCTGGATTTACCGGTAGAGCAAGATATTCGAGCTCGCACTATCCGTAATATTCAACGGCGTTACCAGCTTGATATTGAACAGGCAGAACGCGTTAGCCTATTAGCAGAAAGTTTTGTCCTGCAATTATCTAAAACGTGGCCTATTGATAGCCGCAGTGCAGAACTACTACACTGGGCATGTCTGCTGCATGAAGTTGGCTTAAGCGTTGATTTTAAACAGTCAACGCAGCACGCCGCTTATCTCATCCGCAACCTCGACTTACCGGGTTTCACTCCTGCGCAAAAGAAGCTTCTGGCTGCCCTGCTACAAAACCAAACCGGCACGCTAGATATGCAGGTACTCAACCAGCAAAATGCTGTTCCACAGGATATTGCACACCGTCTATGTCGTATTCTACGCTTGGCGATCATCTTTGCCAGCCGTCGCCGCGACGACACAATGCCACTTTTGAACCTTAAGGCCGAAAGCGACACATTGCACCTCGTCCTCCCCGCAGGTTGGCTACATGCCCATCCTCTGAGAGCCGAAAACCTGCATCAGGAAAGTTTGTGGCAAAGCTATGTGCATTGGACTCTGCTCGTGGAAGAGATTGAGTAA